In Pyrus communis chromosome 11, drPyrComm1.1, whole genome shotgun sequence, the sequence GTCAAAGATGGGCGGTATCCCGAGTCTATTAGAGCATTGTCATGTATTTGAACTTGTTTAGGTGTCATCCTGTAATTGGTTTTAGAGACCACCACTTTAGCATCCTGGTTGCATACAAGTTAAGAAACATATGAGAATAACTTACATGTAACCATATGTTTTAACTTGTCCCTACATCATTGcgtgattgattttgaatacCCCACATTCGCGTATTAGTTTCATGTAAGATATGAAACATACGAGAATAACTTAAATGTAACCGGTACGTCAAAGTTATGCTAGTGTTTGGGAAACTTGCATAAGAGGCAGCATAAGAGTGTATTTATTGAGTTCATGTAACCAATTTCCAATTACTATAATATATCCCAATAGAAAACAGCTCCTAGTTATTCAAGTTTTTCTTCAATTGAGGTTGCCCCCTTCTCCTACCATAACTTCACACATTTTCTAACTACATATCTATATCTCTATCCCTGTGTACCGCTACCGTCTCACTCTCACGAAACAACGCGCACCATGGCCTCGATCGGTAACTGAAGAAATTCCTCTTTCTATGCACTCTTCGACCTGGCAGGGCTATGCACCAATACCGCATCTAGCATATCTTGAACGAGGAGAAAAACAACGTCAAATTTCCGCAAAGTGAGAGTTTGCACAAATTAACAAGTAAATATCAATACATATGGAACTCTTCGTACAATATACGTAAATGCAGTAATAACTAGAAATGAAGAACTCACATAAATTAGGTCATATACCTGAAAATCAAAGCAGAATCACATTACTGAAGTCCCCTCGTCCCACAACTTCTTTCTAGCAATCAAAACTCTTTCATCCCTTGAGGAAAGAGCATCGACCCGTGGTTCTACTTCTGATAACCAGCCATCCCATTTCAAGGCAGTCAGAAACTTTCGAATATGGTTTATAACGGCAGGTTTGTCTCTTATGATGACAAACCCATATGGTCTGAGTATCCTATCCATTTCAATCAATAGATCCTCTGTACTGCACCCGCGCTCATCAATCTCTGAGAATACTTCCCACGCATGTAGAAGGTCATATGTACGTGGATACGTAGAAAATGCTTCACACCTATACAAATATATTGAGTATGAATATTCAACTGACTATAAACCAATAATATGTATCAGGATATTATAATTTGTAACTGCTGAGAATAATTGGATCAAAATGCATACCAGTCATGAACAGTTCCAATTAAGCCCCGATCATAGATGATCTTGAGTCTGGCAGATACATGGACAGGAGCAACATTCATCACCCAGACGTCTTTTTCATTCAGGGCAGCAGCAAATCCACCAAGGTATGAGTTCATATCCATGacatttctaattgaatttttcTGTATGACAGACTTCATCTGCTTCCAGTACTCAATCACTCTGAAGTGCCATATGCTCTGCATCACATGGATTTCCGTCTCTCATTAAATAGAACAATATAGGTTAGTAGGCAAACATCAATGTGAACAGTTAGCTTGTAAACAGGAAACTTACAGTGTCCTCTTGGAATTCTTCAGGACTGACACCAATTTCTTCCAGGCGAGGCGGTGCAGCGGTAAGCCTCCGTGGCCAAGGAGCTAGCCCACTTCCTCTTTCCTTGTGCATCTCTGTTTTACAATTTTAGAAAATGATAAGATAATAAGATTAGGAGGTGGAAGCCCAAAATATTAACAATGAAAGTATAGCAATGCTACTTACTTGAAGAGTATCGAGAAATGCACGCCTTCATGCTCACATTCCAACTTGCATCAGGGTCATCCTTGGAATCGCAGAGAGGGGGCCGGGTCCTAGAATCTCTCTTTAAGTAACAACTATTAGTCAGTGGCTTGGCCCATACAACACTCTGCTCTTTCTTTGTTACAACTCTCCagcacattcttttcagaagaTCATACATAGCATTCCAGATCCTCCGATTTTCCGGATCATTTGCATATGCTTCAGGAGAAGTGTACACAAAATACCCTCCAGGTCTTAGTAATCTGTCCAGCTCTAATAACAGGATTCCATCTCTTTGAAGCCAATCTATTCGACACCGAGAGCAATGAGCCAGCTCAAATGATCTGCTTGGATAAGTAAGTCTTTTTGTACCCAAGATACCAAGAGTAGAGGGAATGCCCCTCTCTAGTGCAAATTGTATTTGATTCTCATGCACATCATTTGGAGCAAGGGACAGAGCTATGACGTCATGAGAAAGAAGATATGCCCCAAAACTCGCAACTCCACAACCCACATCGAGAACATTACGGATATTTCCACCATTATTGAATTTATCACCAGGAAATTTAAGCATCTGCACAAATAATAAGCATACCATtacagaagaaagaaaagagctATGCTATTTCAATCTATGGGGCATTATTCACCAGTGAAGCAATTGAAACTACGAAAAGAAACagcataattaaaattttcaatataaaaATCCCATTATGTGAAACAGGAGGAAACAACCTTCACTGGCGCAAGCCTAATTCAGCCAAATATCTATATCGAAGGTTTCGTTTTTCCTTTCTACTTACTATACCTTATATACTATTAGACAAATATAAATAGGAATTGAGAAGTGAGTCAAGGTTTAAGTACCCTGGAAAGAGCAACAATGTACTTATCAGCTCCATCATGGAAATGTGTCCCACCACCCGGAAAATTGATCTTGTCCCCATTCACAACCATCCAATTCTGATCTGACTTCTCTTGAGCAAGATGGGTGTGGGGAATGTTGGCCTTCCATACTTCATCTCTACTTGCCGGCCATCTTATAGGTATCTGAAATTCTAGAAACGATTTCGTCGGAATCAAAACTAGGCGAAATCAAGCAAAGTAAAACTCACAGAAGCAATGACAACCTACCTTATAACCAAGTGGGGGCGGTATCAAGCAATTATAACGCCGCTCTGGAGGCGGGCAGTGCCGTTCGTAATGCTCCATTAACGTCAAATTCGGCTTTAATCTCAGTTGGTAAATAAGGTTTCTATCCAGACAAGGTATCAACTCCGAAAACCGTAAATCGCATATCTGCAAAAACACTAAAAGCCATCAACTTGAGCAAAATGAGCACATTCTACTAATTTTGGAACAAAAAGTTTAATATTTATGAATTATAAATAACAGCATTCGACAAGATCCAGATAAAACAATCGGTTATACAAAAGGGCAATTTCTTCTTCCCAAATAAAGGCCCACCCCAAGCCCTCCTGCTTTGCGAGGATCAGGGAGAAACGTCTATCATACGCTGCTTTGCTCTTGCTTTGCAAAGAGACTGTTTCCACGACTCGAACTTGTGACCGTTAGGTCACAAATTGGTTACAAAGGAGCAACTTTCCGTTGCACCAACACCAAATTAACAAGTAATTCAGTTTTAATTTAACTGCTACAAAGAGTTAACTGGATTGAAATATGCATTAATCTTTGATTAATTAGCAACAATTACActaatcaccaaaaaaaataaaccattaattgCTGCGTTACTTACAGGCAAGCTTTTGGGGACCTCAGAGTTGTGCTCCTGGTCGTCATGCAAATCATCCAAATCGTGATGGAGAACGAACCCGCCGAAAAGCGGGTCGACTCCATCGGACCCAGAAGCCTCCTCGTCGGATCTCCGGGAGCCCGGCCCGAAAGACCACCCGTAGTACAAACAGAGCAAGCCCAGGCACCCAATGAGACCGATCAGAGCGAACTTCAGCAGCTTGTTCGCCGTGGGGAAAGAGCTGAGCTCGCTCTTGTGCTTCATCTCCGTACGCTATTCGGGTTCGGGCTCGCCGTCAAGGCCGATGGGTCCGACTCGAGTTCTTccggagagagtgagagagtgagatCAGCGGCGTAGAAGTAGCGGAGATTCACGCGGCCCTTTTCgcgggagagagaaagggatggggATGCTAGAGTGCGGTCGAGACTACGTGAGCATCAAGTAGATGACTTTGATATACCTAAAGTACCCttctatttgtttatttaaaaaaatgagtatacgtccttgaaaatttttatttttgttttttcattgaaggagagaggaagagaattaGAGAAAACGTAAGagtgaggagagagggagagaggttttttctttctattattAAATTAGAGATGTCAAAATCACGTGaggcttaaacaaaaaaatacaacaaaagtttgttttgtgaaattacgttattgttcttaacttttttgttgtgcTGAAAAACTGAATAGTTTTTTTCATCTTATTTTGGTtgataaaaataattatattaatatgtagtttagattagtAATATTGTCTAAACTTTTAAACTTAGTTTACTTTGCATTCCCAACTTTTAATTCAATTATGCCCATAAAGTTTGAGCTCGTGATGCtaaagaaaaaatggaagatATTGGGTTCGTTACTTTGTAATTTGTGATTTTGTTTGATTGTAATCACAAATAAAATGCAATTTTCGATTAGtccgaaaaaaataaataaatgtggaATAAATGTGAAATAGAATCAAAACAAATACCGGCACAAATAAAAAGTTAAGGAACTCGtaactaaattaaaaatctAGAATTTCACTCaagaaaacttaaaataatCTCGAAGGCAAATACAGCAAAACCGATAATTCAGGGGTATGTTATAACTTTTCCTAATTGGATGGGAATCTTTGGGGTTAATAAGGTCATTTGGTTGAGGGGAGAATCATGTGCGACTTGGGTGTAATTGAATTTTGGGTTTATAGGGTCCACTGAGGTGAATTGCGGGTGCAGCGAGAGATTTGTCAATCGTTGTAATACGGATACTTAcgttatatacaattatataagtggagatatttaaaaaaaaaaaaatttcaattatgTAATAACATATGTCGAATCACCCGTATTttataaacattaaaaaatatcgTATCTTGTGTGCAGCCAATAGGATGGGCCTGCTTCAGAAGTCCATTGGTTTTTTCGGCCATATTTGGAACGTTGTGTTGTGTGAGGCCCATTCTATGGCCCAAAGCCTACAGGAGATTTCAAGTCCACAACGTATGAGGATCCTCTCATGATCATTTTTATGAGAATCTCGATAATCCTCTAATCACGTTCATTTATCGTGTATGATGAGATCTGTTTTTTGCCAAGtaatgtttatattcaattttaaattaaaaaatttacaataatttatgatCGCACGATGAACAATGAACGGACATGATTAAAGGATCAGGAGAGAATCCTCATTCGTCTACGACAATAAGCTCGGTGTATACAACAATGTAAAATATACTCTCTTAATTTTAAACTGCTAGATCAATGCAAGTAGTCATCTTCCATAATGATGAAGAAGAGTATTGCTTTTGTACCACGGTGTGGGTTCGAATCCTGACGACGTCCAAATCTAACATTCAATTTAACAAAGatcatttgaaaacaaattaaaaaaaataaaaaaaatttggcggatcaaataaatatttgaagaaaattgtttcatgttttaatgttttatttatttattttttaacttaaaTTTGATGAGCCAGTAGATGTGATTTTGAATACATTGTTAAAAGATAGTAATCAATAAAAGTCAACTATAATTTTATTCAGTGTTAcaagttgtgttttttttttttttaatttaattttaaaatgaggACAACTAGTAATCAGCCACATTTATTCATTTCCTCGTGTCAGCATCCTATGATGTCTTCTTGCAAGTTATTTCCGATCAACATCGATTCGTATACGACTATACAAGtcattacaattaaaattattaatattgCAAAAGTCATTTtcatgtaaaataaaatattatcataaaaaataaaagaaaatggttaAAGTCCTTTTAAATGCCCACCACATAAATATTTAAGTCTTTCTCAATTTGCCGTGGCCGTCcgtctttgacaatttgccgtGACTGTGTCTGTCCTTGACGCACAAAAATCTTATGGAAGGATTTTCCGTTCGGGTTCCAAAGGAAATGGATGGTGTTGACGGAATGAtacaaatttaagaaaatactTGTGTCCACGTCTAGAGTGcgtttatttgaaaatatttgcatttatttatacgaaattttaacgaaacacttccggtactattcattttaacgaaaaatcatatttttactctaaaaagtcagtCCTGGTATTATTCGcttacaacatatttttgttattttcgttaaaacttaaagttttcaaactattttcattagttttccttttattttaaagGCATATGAGAGAGACTTTTATGAAATAGGCTATCGTCACAACTTGGGTGTATAAATACTTGATTATGTAGAGAAAATTATAAACATGATATCGTCTTAATGAACTGGAATTCTTTAGCAGCGATGAACTTGTTTCATGTTAATCTTTCTCGTGAATGGACCACCTTGTCCACCAACTTGCGATTAATGTATTTTTctcatataaattttataattgcaGTCGTGCATTTTATTACCGTATTTATTAATCatcatttcttatttatttgtataaaAATTCCATTAAgttaaatttagtttattttggTAGCAACTAACATTTACATGACAAGTGTCCACTTATTTTGTACACACAGATAACTATATTATATTTATCTGATTTGTTTTTTCGCACATAGAATCTTTTGAGGACGATTAAGAACATAAACAATTTTGATTATAAAATTTGTACGTTAAAAATACGTTATTGTTAAGAGTGTGGACAAGAAGGTGCATCTATGGATAGATGCAAATATAGTTTTATCTACTTATCCAGCCACCCATGACTAACGTATTCGAAAGTTATAAATACAGAATTGAGTCGGTTTATGTTCTTATTCAATTGAGTTAATTTATTAGAATGTTTTATCAtaaatggtctctgaaattgccCCTCATCATTGAGATGatatctgaaattaaaaatcaataaatgcaGTTCCTAAAAATATGTGTTGCAAAtaaatttggtcattccgtcacaattctgttaaaatttttgttaaatactgatgtgacacataactAGTCCCTGGAATTGACCCACACCATTAAGATGGTCTCTGgaattgacccacaccatcaatatggtttatgaatttgaaaatcaatcaatgtaagcattgaaaataggtgtcgcaaatcaatacgATCATTCCGCCacaattctattaaaaaaaattgttatgtaCTGATGCgtggtttaataattaattaaaaaagttgtctaaatacctttttgtacaatggaattttttttttcttatagtagggTCTGCTCCAAAGATAGatcccttccataaattcttaaaggcacaaggcttaaccaaggcTTAAGAGAGGGTTtgaaaatagttttcaaccaaaaatGGACACAcggttgtgaggatgttgatcgcctaaatgttaaTGGTGATGTCTCAATAGTCGTTGCTAATGGGCCAAGCCCTCACCAAAGGTGATCTCGATCTAGGTTCAATTCGATGAAGGATGTTGAAGTGTGTAATGATAGGTgtatttgagatttttttagagaatagagagcGAATGAGCTAGAGAAATGTAGACTGAGATAGGAGGTGATTGCAAGATTGAGTTTTTAgattgacaatttttttattaactattaaattattaagcctatttgtgatttttaaaatttaattagacttgtgtgacccatttatgtgtcacatcagtaTATAACAGAATtcttaacagaattgtgacggaatgattACATAGATTTGAGACACTTACTTGCGGGACTACAttaatcaattttcaattttagggatcATTTTAACGtcgtgggtcaatttcaagaaccatttataaaaaaaaaataaaaaaaagatatatgAGGGCCATTTATGTGgcacatcaacacttaaaaaaaaaaaatttaacagaattgtgacgaaatgaccatattgattcgcgacacctattttcaagaactacatttattaattttcaatttcaaatatcaTCTTGATGATGAAGGTTAATTTCAAGAACTATTTGCGATAAAGATTcatttattaaaatatgttaattgTTGTCACAATCATTCATTTTTTCGAACAAACATACGATATAAAATGATTTCAATTTTGACATAATAGGCGGAACGAGACACGTTAATCACAACTGAATAGACAACACGacacacaccaaaacaaaaaatattatcctTTTGAGAATACAAGATGAGAGTAGGGGGTCCGGTGGACGTGATTGTGAGGTCACAGTCGCAGCCAAACAAAACCACGCATCTCATCATCATCCCCATCCCTTCCGTGGACTCAAATCACAGTTATTTCAAAAACAGGACCCGAAAGGCTTTCCATTTTCCGTTTTCAAAAAACGGAATCCAAAAACAGTAACGGCCATTATTGCGGTACCCACTTCGGCGAAACTTCCATGTGCCCATCCCCCGATTTTCCTCTGGTTCCGATTTCTCGAATATTCAAATATTCAAAAGGGAACCCAGAAAAGTAGAGTTAAAGCTTCCCACTTTTCTAATCATATTTTATAATCCAATAATTAGATCCACCAACACCCCATTATTCTACTAATTAAACCCaactcagtctctctctctctcaccactGCAAGTCTTCCATTGGCGACTGCTCGCCATGTTTCAGAGCCCTCCTTCTTCCTCAGGTACGTACGATCGAGATCTCTAAGTCTGTTCGACAATGTCGCTCTGATTCTCCTGGGGACGGTTCAGTGTTTCCTGTTGTTCTTGaattttagatttaatttttgagaatttatgaATTTCCGTTTTTGGATTGTGATAAGTAATTGAAGTCGATACGTTTTGATTTGGGGAGTTTTTGGGTTGGTGGGTGAGAAATCAAGGTCTTTCCTTTTTGACATTTTTGTGGCTTGCGGTGGAAGGCGACACTTGGCGCCTAATTTTCGGCAAACGTGGAAAACTTAGCAGAGTAGGGCTTCTTTCGTTTGAGTCGGTTGTGAATTCGATTTTGCGCGAACGAGTCGTGTCCAACTTCGTTTCCTGGAGCCTTCCAGAACCCCCTTCAGATTTGCAAAACTGGATACGAACTTTCTTAGAGACTTCCCAATCCTTACCTATTCCGAATTCTGTTTCTGCGTATATATATACGCCTGCCAGGattgatttcaaagttttcgttttctgggttttgttttggCTGCCTTGCAAGTGCGGATTTTGAATCCAAAGTTTTcgtttttctgggttttcttgGCTGCTTTGTAGGTGCTGATTGGAgttccaagtttttgttttctgggttttgttgtGGCTGCTTTGTAGGTGCGGATTTCGAGTCGTTTGGTTGATTGCATTGTGAAGGAAGGGAAAGAGGATTCCTTTTAGATTTTGGGGTTTTCTTCCGAGTTGAGTAAATGGGTGGGAGAAGTTCAAAAGAGGGGAGCTATAGGCAAAATTCATCTTCTCGTTCGAGCTCCTCATGGGGCGGGCATCCAGGAGGTCAATCAACGTCATATGCTCAACCTCCATATGGTCAAGGAAGTCAGAGTTATCCACCACCACCCCAGGAATCCTATCAATCAGCACAGCCTTACTATGCCCCCGTGTACAGTGCTCCTGTGGCCCCTCGGGCTCAGGAGAAGACGTTTGATAGGAGATATTCCAGAATTGCTGATAATTACCATTCCCTGGAGGAAGTAAGATTATCGCTGCAGCGGCAGAAACTTCTGCAAGCTTACCCTGTTTTTGGttaaagttttattaattgcCTACGATTTTTAATTATGTCGACTCAACTGTACTTGTATTCAGGTGACAGAGGCTCTTGCGCGTGCTGGTCTCGAGTCTTCCAATCTTATCGTTGGTATTGATTTCACAAAGAGCAATGAATGGACAGGTTCAGCGCTTTAATATCTAATctcatataataatttattgtaTGTTGTAGTTGTTGATGTGGAGGATACTGAAATTGGTTGTGTAAACAGGTGCGAGGTCATTTAACCGAAAAAGCTTGCATCACATTGGGAACGGGCCAAATCCCTACGAACATGCGATATCCATTATTGGAAAAACCTTGGCTGCTTTTGATGAGGATAACCTCATTCCCTGTTTCGGCTTTGGGGATGGTAAGGTTTTATTCATAATAATGTCGATTTGTTTGTCTAAGATTTTGTTCTTTCAAACATGGAATATTAATCATTACTTTTTCATTTTGCAGCGACAACTCATGATCAAGATGTGTTTAGTTTCTATGATGATAGATATTGCAATGGATTTGAGGAAGTATTGGCTCGCTACAAGGAAATTGTTCCCAAGCTACGGCTTGCAGGTTTAACTCTTGCTTCCCAAGTGCTTATTTCTTGACGTGGTCATTTATATCGTCTAATCAGTCATCTTACATTATTATCATTATGTTTGGCAGGACCGACTTCATTTGCACCTGTAATTGAACAGGCCATGACCATTGTTGAGGAGAGTGCTGGCCAATACCATGTCCTGTTGATAATTGCAGATGGCCAGGTAACTTGCCTTATTCTTGTTGTGCTTAGTGAAGTATGCAATTAGAGGGTCAGACATGCGCCCATGATATAATCTTGTTTCATCTACACAAAATTCTTTGCCTTTTGGTTTTAGAGTCTAGCACAGTTCAGGAGTGGGCTTTGTATTTTTAGTTTCAAAGCACACTAATGGTCACTGCTCTAAATGAATCATGAAAAACTTTATCAGTTACGAGGTCGGTCAGACATGCGGGTTATGCAATAATAATAGCATCTTCTCTAGATCTTTTACTGGTGGCTGCACTAGCTACTTCTTAGATCATAAGTTGTGTAACGAGCTTTGCTTATCCCTGCTCTCTTGTTTTACGATGGCTTGCAAGTGGAAATATTCTATTGTAATCCCaagtttccctttttttttattttatttatttatttatttttttttttttttttgacgtaCTGTGATGTTTTGCCTTAGGTAACTAGAAGCGTTGATACTGAGAATGGCAGGCTGAGCCCTCAGGAACAGAACACGGTTAATGCCATTGTTGCTGCAAGGTGTGATATTCCCCCAACCCCCCTTCCTCTTTCTCTAAATATATGTTGTTTTTTGACTGGCCCCTACTTATCTTCTACGCTTATTTTATCACAGTAAGCTCCCTCTATCAATTATTCTAGTTGGTGTTGGAGATGGGCCATGGGACATGATGAAGGAATTTGATGACAATATTCCTGCTCGGGCATTTGATAATTTCCAAGTAAGTTCTCAGCATAATAATACAATTTTGTTTATGTGACTCATGATCCTTTGTTTATGATTATTGGAAAATACTTAACCGAAGCacatttgttttgttgtttgtagTTTGTGAATTTTACGCAAATTATGTCAAAGAATGTGCCACCGTCAAGAAAAGAGACTGAATTTGCTCTAGCAGCCTTGATGGAAATTCCTGCTCAGTATAAAGCAACAATAGAGCTCAATATATTGGGGTAACAATGCAGTCCTTATTTCTCATCTCTAAACCCTTTTCGAAAACCTGTGTTTCcgtaatttttttacaaaatttcttcttcttgaaatGGGCAGTGGTCGGAAGGGAAATATTCCCCAGAAGGTTCCTCTCCCCCCTCCAGTGTATGGAGCGTCATCTTTCAGCAGCTCAAAGGCTTCCCGTGCTACCAGTTTCAGTTCGCCATCTTTCACGAAACCTTCCCATACCAGTTACGAGCCAAGTGTTCCTCCTTATTATGGAGACAGCAGTTCCGTCGGTACAGCTCCACCTGCTCCCAGTTCTACCTATGATAATCAGGTATGCAAACTTCTCAGCAGCCACCTCTAAATCCTGTTTTGATGCGTTTGTAGCACTCTCGCAGGTTAACATTTTATATGGTGTTGA encodes:
- the LOC137749578 gene encoding E3 ubiquitin-protein ligase RGLG2, with translation MGGRSSKEGSYRQNSSSRSSSSWGGHPGGQSTSYAQPPYGQGSQSYPPPPQESYQSAQPYYAPVYSAPVAPRAQEKTFDRRYSRIADNYHSLEEVTEALARAGLESSNLIVGIDFTKSNEWTGARSFNRKSLHHIGNGPNPYEHAISIIGKTLAAFDEDNLIPCFGFGDATTHDQDVFSFYDDRYCNGFEEVLARYKEIVPKLRLAGPTSFAPVIEQAMTIVEESAGQYHVLLIIADGQVTRSVDTENGRLSPQEQNTVNAIVAASKLPLSIILVGVGDGPWDMMKEFDDNIPARAFDNFQFVNFTQIMSKNVPPSRKETEFALAALMEIPAQYKATIELNILGGRKGNIPQKVPLPPPVYGASSFSSSKASRATSFSSPSFTKPSHTSYEPSVPPYYGDSSSVGTAPPAPSSTYDNQVCPICLTNPKDMAFGCGHQTCCECGQDLQSCPICRSAIQTRIKLY
- the LOC137707886 gene encoding probable methyltransferase PMT9, with the protein product MKHKSELSSFPTANKLLKFALIGLIGCLGLLCLYYGWSFGPGSRRSDEEASGSDGVDPLFGGFVLHHDLDDLHDDQEHNSEVPKSLPICDLRFSELIPCLDRNLIYQLRLKPNLTLMEHYERHCPPPERRYNCLIPPPLGYKIPIRWPASRDEVWKANIPHTHLAQEKSDQNWMVVNGDKINFPGGGTHFHDGADKYIVALSRMLKFPGDKFNNGGNIRNVLDVGCGVASFGAYLLSHDVIALSLAPNDVHENQIQFALERGIPSTLGILGTKRLTYPSRSFELAHCSRCRIDWLQRDGILLLELDRLLRPGGYFVYTSPEAYANDPENRRIWNAMYDLLKRMCWRVVTKKEQSVVWAKPLTNSCYLKRDSRTRPPLCDSKDDPDASWNVSMKACISRYSSKMHKERGSGLAPWPRRLTAAPPRLEEIGVSPEEFQEDTSIWHFRVIEYWKQMKSVIQKNSIRNVMDMNSYLGGFAAALNEKDVWVMNVAPVHVSARLKIIYDRGLIGTVHDWCEAFSTYPRTYDLLHAWEVFSEIDERGCSTEDLLIEMDRILRPYGFVIIRDKPAVINHIRKFLTALKWDGWLSEVEPRVDALSSRDERVLIARKKLWDEGTSVM